In Niveispirillum cyanobacteriorum, the following proteins share a genomic window:
- a CDS encoding aspartate aminotransferase family protein encodes MTDTAELKRLSGAHHWHPFTDHQELAALGGPRIITHAEGVWLTDSTGARILDAMAGLWCVNVGYGRRELADAAYRQLTDLSFYHGFFKTTTEPTVRLAAKLAELTPPGLSRAFFANSGSEANDTIVRMARHYWALKGKPEKRVFIGREHGYHGTTMAATSLNGMKVMHEQGGLPLPGFAHVMAPYPFEGQGEMSAEAFGRLAARAVEEKILAIGPENVAAFIGEPVQGAGGVIIPPDSYWPEINRICKEHDILLIADEVICGFGRLGHWFGSQRYGIQPDFMTLAKGITSGYIPLSAVMVGDRVANTLIQEGGEFYHGFTYSGHPVACAVALANLEVIEREGLVDRARTDIGPYLRDKLEEVLDGHPIVGEIRSEGMIGAIEIVKDRKTRQRFPGGGKVGLMARDHCFHNNLIMRGIRDSLVYAPALTMTKGEADEVARLAKLALDLTARDLGVM; translated from the coding sequence ATGACCGACACCGCTGAACTGAAACGCCTGTCGGGTGCCCATCACTGGCACCCCTTTACCGACCATCAGGAACTGGCCGCCCTTGGTGGTCCCCGCATCATCACCCATGCCGAGGGGGTGTGGCTGACCGATAGCACCGGGGCGCGCATCCTCGACGCCATGGCCGGGCTGTGGTGTGTGAATGTCGGCTATGGGCGGCGGGAACTGGCCGATGCCGCCTATCGGCAATTGACCGATCTCAGCTTTTATCACGGCTTCTTCAAGACCACGACGGAACCGACGGTGCGGCTGGCGGCTAAGCTGGCGGAACTGACGCCGCCGGGCCTGTCCCGCGCCTTCTTCGCCAATTCCGGATCAGAGGCGAACGACACCATCGTACGCATGGCCCGCCATTATTGGGCCTTGAAGGGTAAGCCAGAAAAACGCGTCTTTATCGGACGGGAGCATGGCTATCACGGCACCACCATGGCGGCCACCTCGCTGAACGGCATGAAGGTGATGCATGAACAGGGCGGCCTGCCGCTGCCCGGCTTCGCCCATGTCATGGCCCCTTACCCCTTTGAAGGGCAGGGGGAGATGAGTGCGGAGGCCTTTGGCCGGCTGGCGGCCCGCGCGGTGGAAGAAAAAATCCTCGCCATCGGGCCGGAGAATGTCGCCGCCTTTATTGGGGAACCGGTGCAGGGGGCTGGCGGCGTCATCATCCCACCCGATAGCTACTGGCCGGAGATTAACCGCATCTGCAAGGAACACGACATCCTGCTGATCGCGGACGAGGTGATCTGCGGTTTCGGTCGACTGGGCCATTGGTTCGGGTCACAGCGTTACGGGATCCAGCCGGATTTCATGACCCTGGCCAAGGGCATCACGTCCGGCTACATCCCGCTCTCCGCCGTCATGGTGGGCGACCGGGTGGCCAACACGCTGATCCAGGAAGGTGGGGAGTTCTACCACGGCTTCACCTATTCCGGTCACCCCGTGGCCTGCGCCGTAGCACTGGCCAATCTGGAGGTGATTGAGCGGGAAGGGCTGGTGGACCGGGCGCGGACCGACATTGGGCCGTACTTGCGCGACAAGCTGGAAGAGGTCTTGGATGGTCACCCCATCGTGGGTGAAATCCGCTCCGAAGGCATGATCGGCGCCATCGAGATTGTGAAGGATCGGAAGACGCGGCAGCGTTTTCCCGGTGGTGGCAAGGTCGGCCTTATGGCGCGCGACCATTGCTTCCATAATAACCTGATCATGCGCGGCATCCGCGACAGTCTGGTCTACGCCCCCGCCCTGACCATGACGAAGGGAGAGGCGGATGAGGTGGCGCGGCTGGCGAAGCTGGCGCTGGACCTGACGGCCCGTGATCTGGGCGTGATGTAA
- a CDS encoding DUF3126 family protein has translation MDMTPNEIARLQTYLRKNFGNDKITVNPPAKKGQPVEVTIGEEFIGTLYRDEDDGDVSYAFNMTILSEDLPNIAPAKK, from the coding sequence AATGAGATCGCGCGGCTTCAGACCTATCTGCGCAAGAATTTCGGCAACGACAAGATCACGGTGAACCCGCCGGCCAAGAAGGGCCAGCCGGTCGAAGTGACCATCGGGGAGGAATTCATCGGTACCCTTTACCGCGACGAGGATGATGGCGACGTGTCCTATGCGTTCAACATGACCATCCTGTCCGAAGACCTGCCGAACATCGCCCCGGCGAAGAAGTAA